Proteins encoded within one genomic window of Bacillus sp. F19:
- a CDS encoding AraC family transcriptional regulator, producing the protein MTVFDQEQRTHSSRVQNYIEENLQVKLTLAHLAKVSTYSPYHFHRLFSKFTGETPAGYVKRHRLEMAAASFLRKFSLN; encoded by the coding sequence ATGACTGTATTTGATCAAGAACAGCGAACCCATAGTTCAAGAGTTCAAAATTATATAGAAGAAAATTTGCAAGTGAAATTAACATTAGCTCATTTAGCGAAGGTTTCCACCTATTCTCCTTATCATTTCCATCGCCTTTTCTCGAAGTTTACAGGCGAAACGCCAGCGGGTTATGTAAAGAGGCATAGACTTGAGATGGCGGCTGCCTCCTTTTTACGAAAGTTTAGCTTGAATTAA
- a CDS encoding Gfo/Idh/MocA family oxidoreductase: MIRAAIIGLGAIGQRLIKNFTDHPDIIISAICDRNAEVTRETSERLKNVSSFTDHAKMLDEAEIDLVYVAVPPKFHHGVVTDVIARGKHVLCEKPLANSLEEAESLYIQA, encoded by the coding sequence ATGATTAGGGCAGCTATTATCGGATTAGGTGCAATCGGACAGCGATTAATAAAGAACTTTACAGACCATCCAGATATCATTATTTCAGCTATATGTGACCGGAATGCTGAAGTTACACGTGAAACATCTGAAAGACTTAAAAATGTGTCTTCATTTACTGACCATGCAAAAATGCTTGATGAAGCAGAAATCGATCTAGTTTATGTAGCAGTTCCGCCCAAATTTCATCATGGGGTTGTAACCGATGTAATTGCAAGGGGCAAACATGTCTTATGTGAAAAACCTTTGGCAAACTCATTGGAAGAAGCAGAAAGTCTTTATATCCAAGCATAA
- the pepT gene encoding peptidase T — translation MKNEIIERFTSYVIIDTQSNDSSETCPSTEGQLTLARTLTEELKAIGLEDVSIDEFGYVMATLPSNTDKQVPTIGFLAHIDTATDFTGKNVNPQVHENYDGQDILLNESEQVTLSPKDFPNLLNYQGHTLITTDGTTLLGADNKAGIAEIMTAMDYLIRHPEMKHGKIRVAFTPDEEIGRGPHKFDVAAFDAKYAYTVDGGPLGELQYESFSAAGASITIKGTNIHPGTAKGKMVNSIKIAMELQSKLPAEQAPELTEGYEGFFHLLSISGDVEQTKLSYIIRDFDKEEFQQKKQTMAGAVDELKEKYGSERIVLEMNDQYYNMREKIEPVKQIVDIAYKAMENLDIQPIVEPIRGGTDGSQLSYMGLPTPNIFTGGENYHGKFEYISVDNMQKATQVIVEIARLFEENAAD, via the coding sequence ATGAAAAATGAAATCATTGAACGATTTACTTCCTATGTAATAATTGACACACAATCTAATGACAGCAGCGAAACATGTCCTTCCACTGAAGGGCAGCTGACACTCGCACGAACACTTACAGAAGAACTGAAAGCAATTGGCTTAGAGGATGTAAGCATAGACGAATTTGGGTATGTGATGGCCACTCTTCCATCCAATACAGATAAGCAGGTTCCAACGATCGGCTTTTTGGCACACATTGATACCGCAACTGATTTTACCGGGAAAAATGTGAATCCGCAGGTTCATGAAAACTATGACGGACAGGACATCCTGCTGAATGAATCAGAACAAGTGACTCTGTCTCCAAAGGACTTTCCTAATTTATTAAACTATCAAGGCCATACCCTTATAACAACAGATGGCACCACTCTGTTAGGAGCTGACAATAAAGCGGGTATAGCTGAGATTATGACAGCGATGGACTATTTAATCAGGCATCCTGAGATGAAGCACGGCAAAATCAGAGTGGCTTTTACTCCTGATGAGGAAATCGGACGCGGACCACATAAATTTGATGTGGCTGCTTTTGATGCGAAATACGCTTACACAGTGGACGGCGGTCCTCTCGGAGAGCTGCAGTACGAAAGCTTCAGCGCAGCCGGGGCTTCCATTACAATTAAAGGCACCAACATACACCCTGGAACGGCTAAAGGAAAAATGGTGAATTCCATTAAGATCGCAATGGAGCTGCAAAGCAAGCTGCCGGCTGAACAAGCTCCTGAATTAACAGAAGGCTATGAAGGCTTCTTCCATCTTCTATCTATAAGCGGGGATGTTGAGCAAACGAAGCTAAGCTACATTATCAGAGACTTTGATAAGGAAGAGTTCCAGCAGAAAAAGCAAACGATGGCCGGTGCTGTTGATGAATTGAAGGAGAAATACGGAAGCGAACGCATCGTCCTTGAGATGAACGATCAGTACTACAATATGCGTGAAAAAATCGAGCCTGTTAAACAGATCGTCGACATTGCATACAAAGCGATGGAAAACCTGGACATTCAGCCAATTGTTGAACCGATCCGCGGCGGCACAGATGGATCCCAGCTCTCCTATATGGGCCTTCCTACCCCGAATATTTTTACAGGCGGAGAGAATTACCACGGCAAGTTCGAATATATTTCAGTTGATAATATGCAAAAAGCAACACAGGTTATTGTAGAGATTGCGAGATTGTTTGAAGAGAATGCAGCTGACTGA
- a CDS encoding ABC transporter ATP-binding protein, whose amino-acid sequence MTNTIIQFKQVTKQYDNDPAVLNHVSFEIERGKFYTLLGPSGCGKTTILRLIAGFTEASEGEILFNGKKINDVPANKRQVNTVFQDYALFPHLNVFENVAFGLRIKKMNNRDIESKVREALSFVNLDGYEKREIREMSGGQRQRVAIARAIVNEPEVILLDEPLSALDLKLRTEMQYELRELQQRLGITFIFVTHDQEEALAMSDEIFVLDKGKIQQSGTPTDIYDEPINRFVADFIGESNIVKGTMLEDYLVEFTGRKFECVDQGLNPNEPIEIVIRPEDLEITSLERGKLQVRVDSQLFRGVHYEISSYDKDGNEWLVHSTKKATVGDEIGLYFDPEAIHVMRFGETEEEFDRRLEAYADGEEHGK is encoded by the coding sequence ATGACAAACACAATTATTCAGTTTAAGCAGGTTACAAAACAATATGACAATGATCCTGCCGTCCTCAATCATGTCAGTTTTGAAATCGAGCGCGGCAAATTTTATACACTTCTTGGTCCTTCAGGCTGCGGCAAGACAACAATCCTGCGGCTGATTGCCGGATTTACTGAAGCTTCTGAGGGAGAAATTCTTTTTAACGGAAAAAAAATAAACGATGTTCCTGCTAACAAACGCCAAGTAAATACCGTGTTTCAGGATTATGCACTGTTTCCTCATTTGAATGTTTTCGAAAATGTTGCATTCGGACTGCGCATAAAAAAAATGAATAATCGGGATATTGAATCGAAAGTAAGAGAAGCCTTAAGCTTTGTAAACCTTGATGGATATGAAAAAAGGGAAATTCGGGAAATGTCCGGAGGCCAGCGCCAGCGGGTCGCAATTGCACGTGCGATTGTCAATGAGCCGGAAGTTATTCTACTTGATGAACCTTTGTCAGCCCTGGACTTAAAGCTTCGGACCGAAATGCAGTATGAGCTGCGCGAACTTCAGCAGCGTCTTGGCATTACCTTTATCTTTGTCACTCATGACCAGGAAGAAGCACTCGCGATGTCAGATGAAATTTTCGTTCTGGACAAAGGGAAAATACAGCAAAGCGGGACTCCAACAGATATATATGATGAGCCGATTAACCGCTTTGTTGCTGATTTTATTGGCGAATCCAATATTGTAAAAGGGACCATGCTTGAGGATTACCTTGTAGAATTCACCGGCAGAAAATTTGAGTGTGTCGATCAGGGTCTGAATCCAAATGAACCTATAGAGATCGTCATTCGTCCTGAAGATTTGGAAATCACTTCTTTGGAACGCGGGAAACTCCAGGTACGCGTTGATTCCCAATTGTTCCGCGGTGTTCATTATGAAATCAGCAGCTATGACAAGGATGGAAACGAATGGCTCGTTCATTCCACAAAGAAAGCCACAGTCGGAGATGAAATCGGCCTTTATTTTGACCCGGAAGCGATCCATGTTATGAGATTCGGTGAGACCGAAGAGGAATTTGACAGGCGTTTAGAAGCCTATGCAGATGGAGAAGAGCATGGAAAATAA
- a CDS encoding ABC transporter permease encodes MENKLTRNLYMIPYALWIALFVIAPIVLVLYYSFIDIEGNLSLANYQNFFTPVYMKMTLSSFWYAFLITVLSLLIAYPTAYLLTYTKHKHLWLLLIIVPSWINLLLKAYAFLGIFGTYGVANSFLEAIGIGSQQLLFTDFSFIFVSVYIFIPFMILPIFNSLNELNPTLLDAARDLGASSWTTFRRVIFPLTIDGVKAGCQLVFIPALSLFMLTRLIAGNRVITLGTAIEQHFLVTQDWGMGSTIAVFLIIFMFLIIFLTGNRKRGM; translated from the coding sequence ATGGAAAATAAGCTGACCCGAAATTTGTATATGATTCCCTATGCTCTTTGGATTGCTCTCTTTGTTATTGCACCGATTGTTCTTGTTCTTTATTATTCTTTTATTGATATCGAAGGAAACTTATCGCTTGCCAATTACCAGAACTTCTTCACACCGGTCTACATGAAAATGACCTTGAGTTCATTTTGGTATGCTTTTTTGATCACAGTTCTTTCCCTGCTTATTGCATACCCAACTGCTTATTTGCTGACTTATACAAAGCATAAGCACCTTTGGCTGCTGCTGATTATTGTCCCTTCCTGGATTAATTTATTGTTAAAAGCCTATGCTTTTCTTGGCATTTTTGGTACGTACGGTGTTGCTAACAGCTTTTTAGAAGCAATCGGCATTGGCTCGCAGCAGTTATTATTCACCGATTTCAGTTTCATTTTTGTATCGGTTTATATCTTTATCCCATTTATGATTTTGCCTATATTCAATTCACTGAATGAATTAAATCCAACCCTGCTGGATGCAGCGCGTGATTTGGGCGCATCAAGCTGGACCACCTTCCGCAGAGTCATTTTCCCGCTTACGATTGATGGCGTTAAAGCTGGCTGCCAGCTGGTCTTTATACCCGCTCTTTCCCTGTTCATGCTGACAAGACTGATTGCGGGAAACAGAGTGATCACACTCGGCACTGCGATTGAACAGCATTTCCTTGTGACTCAGGACTGGGGTATGGGGTCGACCATTGCTGTCTTTTTGATTATTTTTATGTTTCTGATTATCTTCCTTACCGGAAATCGAAAGCGGGGTATGTAA
- a CDS encoding ABC transporter permease, with amino-acid sequence MDKKISPLSRVFLILIFLILYTPIFFLVFYSFNSGGTMYNFEGFTLDWYKELFTDTRLLIIVLNTLVIALLSALISTIIGVLGALAIHSFKSRQTKNTLLSLNNVLIVSPDVIIGASFLILFTMAGIKLGFYSVLLSHIAFSVPIVVLMVLPKLMEMSPTLLDAARDLGASSWNVLTKVTLPFITPGIFAGFFMALTFSLDDFAVTFFVTGNGFTTLSVEIYSLARRGISLNINALSTLLFLFTVLLVIVYYFITQRNKQSGLGVRK; translated from the coding sequence TTGGATAAGAAAATATCCCCTCTATCCAGGGTCTTTTTAATTTTGATCTTTCTCATCCTATATACGCCAATTTTCTTCCTTGTGTTTTATTCGTTCAACAGCGGCGGTACGATGTACAACTTTGAAGGATTTACGCTTGATTGGTATAAGGAGCTTTTCACAGATACGAGGCTGCTGATCATCGTGCTGAACACACTCGTTATCGCCTTGCTGTCAGCACTTATTTCCACCATTATCGGTGTTCTTGGAGCACTTGCCATTCATTCTTTTAAAAGCAGACAAACCAAAAACACATTGCTTTCATTGAATAATGTGCTGATTGTCAGCCCTGACGTTATTATTGGCGCTTCGTTTCTAATCCTGTTTACGATGGCAGGAATCAAGCTTGGATTTTATTCGGTCCTCTTATCTCATATTGCATTCAGCGTTCCGATTGTTGTCTTAATGGTTCTGCCGAAACTGATGGAGATGAGTCCAACCTTGCTTGATGCAGCAAGAGATCTTGGCGCAAGCAGCTGGAATGTCCTGACTAAAGTGACCTTGCCATTTATCACACCGGGTATTTTTGCAGGATTCTTTATGGCTCTTACGTTCTCTCTTGATGATTTTGCTGTTACCTTTTTCGTAACCGGCAATGGATTCACTACGCTGTCTGTTGAAATCTATTCACTTGCGCGCCGGGGAATCTCATTGAATATTAACGCCTTATCAACCCTGCTTTTCCTTTTCACAGTCCTGCTTGTGATTGTTTACTACTTCATCACGCAGCGAAATAAGCAAAGCGGATTGGGGGTAAGAAAATGA
- a CDS encoding ABC transporter substrate-binding protein: protein MKKLVRVIFAIILVSGILMYAVSELNSSQGYSSGNTLTIFNWGDYINSDLVDRFEKETGIKVIYETFDSNEAMMTKIEQGGTTYDIAVPSEYMIDKMRQEDLLIPLDHSKLPNLKNIDDRFMDLPFDPENKYSVPYFWGTVGIVYNPTMIDGKKITSWNDLWDPDLRNEILLIDGAREVMGMGLNSLGYSLNDTNKDHLEEAKRKLDSLTPNVKAVVGDESRMLLENQEAAIGLVWSGVASEIMYENEDLEYVVPEEGSNLWFDNMVIPKTAKNAEAAHQFINFMLDAEVAAENTEYVSYSTPNKEALKYMPEEMVNDERFYPPPELTEKLEVYENLGKKNLAYYNELFLKFKMHPK from the coding sequence ATGAAGAAGCTGGTCCGCGTTATCTTCGCGATTATTCTCGTGTCGGGCATCCTTATGTATGCTGTTTCAGAGTTGAACTCTTCACAGGGCTACTCAAGCGGCAATACGCTTACGATCTTTAACTGGGGAGACTACATCAATTCCGATCTGGTTGACCGCTTTGAGAAAGAAACAGGCATTAAAGTCATCTATGAGACCTTTGATTCCAATGAGGCGATGATGACAAAGATTGAACAGGGCGGAACGACTTATGATATTGCCGTTCCATCTGAATATATGATTGATAAAATGAGACAGGAAGATTTGCTTATCCCTTTGGATCATTCAAAGCTTCCGAACTTGAAAAATATTGATGACCGGTTCATGGATTTGCCATTTGACCCTGAAAATAAATATTCCGTTCCTTATTTCTGGGGAACTGTCGGCATTGTCTATAATCCAACGATGATAGACGGAAAAAAAATCACGAGCTGGAATGACCTTTGGGATCCCGATCTGCGAAATGAGATCCTGCTGATTGACGGGGCAAGAGAAGTGATGGGAATGGGCCTAAACAGCCTCGGCTACTCTCTAAATGATACAAATAAGGATCATTTAGAGGAAGCAAAACGAAAGCTTGATTCCCTCACTCCAAATGTCAAAGCAGTTGTTGGAGATGAAAGCCGGATGCTGCTGGAAAATCAGGAAGCAGCAATTGGGCTTGTATGGTCCGGGGTTGCATCAGAGATCATGTATGAAAATGAAGATCTGGAGTATGTAGTTCCTGAGGAAGGCTCAAACTTATGGTTCGATAACATGGTTATCCCGAAAACAGCCAAAAATGCGGAAGCTGCCCATCAGTTCATCAATTTCATGCTGGATGCTGAGGTAGCCGCAGAAAATACCGAATATGTCAGCTACTCCACACCTAACAAAGAAGCCTTAAAATACATGCCGGAAGAAATGGTAAACGATGAGCGCTTCTATCCCCCGCCTGAGCTGACGGAAAAACTGGAAGTGTATGAGAACCTTGGCAAAAAGAATTTGGCTTATTATAATGAGCTGTTTTTAAAATTTAAGATGCATCCGAAATAA
- the htpG gene encoding molecular chaperone HtpG, translated as MEKMQFKAESKRLLEMMINSIYSQKEIFLRELISNASDAIDKIYYKALTDDSLSFDQNHYYIKVRADKEKRTLTISDTGIGMTKEELENNLGIIAKSGSLAFKSENELKDGHDIIGQFGVGFYSAFMVADAITVTTKTIGSEDACRWHSQGADGYTIELCEKEEVGTEIVLSIKENTEDDSYDEYLEEYRLKAIIKKYSDFIRYPIKMDVTERKRKEDSETEFEEVLEEQTINSMVPIWRKNKNELTSEDYENFYAEKHYGFDKPLKHIHISVDGAVRYNAILYIPEQIPYDYYSKEFEKGLELYSNGVLIMEKCSDLLPDYFSFVKGMVDSEDLSLNISREILQHDRQLKLIAKNIKNKIKSQLQSLLKDEREKYETFYNSFGRQLKYGVYSDFGANKEDLQNLLMFYSSKEKKLITLDEYVSSMPEDQKYIYYAAGESYERIEKLPQTEVVADKGYDILYFTDEVDEFAIRMLMNYQEKEFKSISSGDLGIEAGENEKSAESEAKENKELFEEMKTILGGKVKDVRISKRLKSHPVCIATEGEVTTEMEKILKAMPNNQNIQAEKILEINRNHEVFASLKDSFEKDKEKLALYTNLLFNQALLIEGLPIEDPVEFTNDICKIMV; from the coding sequence ATGGAAAAAATGCAGTTCAAAGCGGAGTCTAAGAGACTATTGGAAATGATGATCAACTCAATTTACTCTCAAAAAGAAATCTTTTTAAGAGAGTTGATATCAAATGCGAGTGATGCGATTGATAAAATTTATTACAAAGCTTTAACAGATGACAGCCTATCATTTGACCAGAACCATTACTACATAAAGGTAAGGGCAGACAAGGAAAAAAGAACATTAACAATCTCAGATACGGGGATTGGGATGACAAAAGAAGAACTTGAAAACAACCTTGGAATTATTGCGAAAAGCGGCTCTCTCGCTTTTAAAAGTGAAAATGAGCTGAAGGATGGCCATGACATTATCGGTCAATTTGGGGTTGGTTTTTACTCAGCCTTCATGGTAGCAGACGCTATCACTGTGACAACGAAAACAATCGGCAGTGAAGATGCCTGCAGATGGCATTCTCAGGGAGCAGACGGCTATACGATCGAGCTTTGTGAGAAGGAAGAGGTCGGAACGGAGATTGTCCTTAGCATCAAAGAAAACACAGAAGACGATTCGTATGATGAATATTTAGAAGAATACCGCTTAAAAGCCATCATTAAAAAATACTCTGATTTCATCCGTTACCCAATTAAGATGGACGTAACGGAGAGAAAACGCAAAGAAGACAGCGAAACAGAGTTTGAAGAGGTTCTAGAAGAACAGACGATCAACAGCATGGTTCCGATTTGGAGAAAGAATAAAAATGAGCTCACTTCGGAAGATTACGAGAATTTTTATGCAGAAAAACATTATGGGTTTGATAAACCGTTAAAACATATCCATATCAGTGTGGACGGTGCCGTCAGATACAATGCAATTCTCTATATCCCTGAGCAGATTCCGTATGATTACTACTCTAAAGAGTTTGAAAAGGGACTAGAGCTTTACTCTAATGGTGTGTTAATCATGGAAAAATGCTCAGACCTGCTTCCTGACTATTTCAGTTTTGTAAAAGGAATGGTAGATTCTGAGGATTTATCTCTTAACATTTCAAGAGAAATCCTCCAGCATGACCGCCAGCTGAAGCTGATTGCAAAAAATATCAAGAATAAAATTAAGAGCCAGCTGCAAAGTTTATTAAAAGATGAGAGAGAAAAGTATGAAACATTCTATAACTCTTTCGGAAGACAGCTGAAATATGGCGTTTACAGTGATTTTGGTGCAAACAAAGAAGATCTTCAGAACCTGCTCATGTTCTACTCATCAAAAGAGAAAAAGCTGATCACTCTTGATGAATATGTTTCAAGCATGCCTGAAGATCAGAAATACATCTACTATGCTGCAGGAGAAAGCTATGAACGAATTGAAAAGCTTCCGCAGACAGAGGTTGTGGCTGATAAAGGCTATGATATCTTATATTTCACGGATGAAGTGGATGAATTTGCGATCAGAATGCTGATGAACTACCAGGAAAAAGAGTTCAAATCGATTTCAAGCGGAGATTTAGGCATAGAAGCAGGCGAGAATGAAAAGAGTGCAGAATCGGAAGCGAAAGAAAATAAAGAACTCTTTGAAGAGATGAAAACGATTCTTGGCGGCAAAGTGAAGGATGTAAGAATTTCAAAGCGGCTGAAGTCGCATCCAGTCTGCATCGCAACAGAAGGCGAAGTGACGACGGAAATGGAAAAGATCCTGAAGGCGATGCCGAACAACCAGAATATACAGGCTGAAAAAATTCTTGAAATTAATCGAAATCATGAAGTATTTGCTTCTTTAAAAGATTCCTTTGAAAAGGATAAAGAAAAATTAGCGCTGTATACAAACCTGTTATTTAATCAGGCGCTCCTGATCGAAGGTTTGCCGATTGAAGATCCGGTAGAGTTTACGAATGATATTTGCAAAATAATGGTTTAA
- a CDS encoding MarR family transcriptional regulator encodes MELAKHDLYRAQWSVLHYLWNYGTAALVELADYQSVEKPTVTRTISRLEELGYVEHVPGKDKREKRMQLTDLGRKVYGDVRVTIDDYEQEILKGISENEQLEVIRIMKDIRNNIRE; translated from the coding sequence ATGGAGCTTGCCAAACACGATTTATACAGAGCTCAATGGTCTGTTTTGCATTATTTATGGAATTACGGAACAGCTGCGCTTGTTGAGCTTGCCGATTATCAAAGTGTTGAAAAGCCTACCGTTACAAGAACCATCAGCCGCCTTGAGGAACTGGGGTATGTAGAGCATGTTCCCGGCAAGGATAAGCGTGAAAAGAGAATGCAGCTTACGGACCTTGGGAGAAAGGTATACGGGGATGTTCGAGTAACAATCGATGACTATGAGCAGGAAATTTTAAAAGGAATTTCAGAAAACGAACAGCTTGAGGTGATCCGGATCATGAAAGATATTCGGAACAATATTAGAGAGTAA
- a CDS encoding response regulator transcription factor yields MFKLLLIEDDITLFNEIKDRLSQWSYEVYGITDFSRVIQEFSEVKPDLIIIDIQLPKFDGFHWCRMIRSHSNVPIIFLSSRDHPTDMVMSMQLGADDFVQKPFHFDVLIAKIQAILRRVYNYNTEQVSLKTWCNAAVDYERNTVTNETGSVELTKNEMFILKLLIEQKNKIVCRDKLMNSLWDDKRFISDNTLTVNVNRLRKRLDEIGLGHFIETKVGQGYLAAEEETV; encoded by the coding sequence TTGTTCAAACTTTTACTGATCGAAGATGATATAACGCTCTTTAACGAGATCAAAGACAGGCTTTCTCAATGGTCGTATGAGGTATACGGAATTACGGATTTCAGCAGGGTCATTCAGGAATTCTCAGAAGTAAAACCAGATTTGATCATCATTGATATTCAGCTGCCGAAGTTTGACGGCTTTCATTGGTGCAGGATGATCCGGTCGCATTCGAATGTGCCGATCATTTTTCTTTCCTCGAGGGATCATCCGACTGATATGGTCATGTCTATGCAGCTTGGTGCTGATGATTTTGTTCAAAAGCCCTTTCACTTTGATGTGCTGATTGCGAAAATCCAGGCCATTCTCCGCCGTGTTTATAACTACAATACAGAGCAAGTAAGTCTGAAAACATGGTGCAATGCTGCGGTTGATTATGAGCGAAATACCGTTACGAATGAAACAGGCTCCGTTGAACTGACAAAAAATGAAATGTTCATTCTTAAACTCTTGATTGAACAAAAAAACAAAATTGTCTGCAGAGACAAGCTCATGAACAGCTTGTGGGATGATAAACGCTTTATAAGCGACAATACGTTAACAGTGAATGTCAATCGCCTGCGAAAGCGCCTGGATGAAATTGGTCTTGGTCATTTTATAGAGACAAAAGTAGGCCAGGGATATCTTGCGGCAGAAGAGGAAACGGTATGA
- a CDS encoding sensor histidine kinase produces the protein MILRFLKERRSWILFFIMIHLFILFIAFIDSAIPVQPVLYMVFLSIISFIVFLAVRYNKETAFYKRLEDRENNLDISSIPAPDSPFEQLVEKTLSEQAQALKKDALHNRISLEQEKDELLSWIHEVKTPLTAMHLMIERMEDDVMKTHLTYEWLRIHLLLDQQLHQKRIPFIENDLYIETVDLENVIFSEIKTLQAWCIQKGIGFDIQLDQKEVLSDAKWLAFIIRQILTNAVKYSEASDIIIKSWKQDDQIRVQVKDYGRGIDPKDLSRIFDKGFTSTINHHDHAATGMGLYLAKKAAIPLLIDLHAQSIIHTETAFTLTFPKRNDFTAVISV, from the coding sequence ATGATCCTCCGTTTCTTAAAAGAGCGCCGCAGCTGGATTCTGTTCTTTATTATGATCCATTTATTTATTCTCTTTATTGCTTTCATTGACTCAGCCATTCCAGTGCAGCCAGTCCTGTATATGGTTTTTCTTTCCATAATTTCTTTTATTGTCTTCTTAGCCGTTCGGTACAATAAAGAAACTGCATTTTATAAAAGGCTGGAAGATCGGGAAAACAACCTTGATATATCAAGCATTCCAGCTCCGGATAGCCCGTTTGAACAATTGGTTGAAAAGACGCTCAGCGAACAGGCACAGGCGCTGAAAAAAGATGCTTTGCACAACAGAATTTCGCTTGAACAGGAAAAGGATGAACTTTTATCGTGGATTCATGAAGTGAAGACTCCGCTCACTGCCATGCATTTAATGATCGAACGCATGGAAGACGATGTGATGAAAACTCACTTGACGTATGAGTGGCTGCGGATTCACCTTTTGCTTGACCAGCAGCTGCATCAAAAACGGATTCCGTTTATTGAAAATGATTTATACATTGAAACAGTTGATTTGGAAAACGTGATTTTCAGTGAAATTAAAACACTTCAAGCATGGTGTATTCAAAAAGGGATTGGTTTTGACATTCAGCTTGATCAAAAGGAAGTCCTTAGTGATGCAAAATGGCTTGCATTTATTATTAGACAAATTTTAACGAATGCAGTGAAATACAGCGAGGCGTCAGACATTATCATAAAAAGCTGGAAGCAGGATGATCAAATAAGAGTTCAGGTGAAAGACTACGGCCGGGGCATCGATCCAAAGGACCTGTCCCGCATATTCGATAAAGGCTTCACATCGACCATAAACCATCATGATCATGCTGCTACAGGGATGGGGCTGTATCTGGCTAAAAAAGCAGCCATACCGCTGCTGATTGATCTTCACGCGCAGTCTATTATCCACACAGAAACAGCATTTACGTTAACTTTTCCAAAAAGAAATGATTTTACAGCCGTCATTAGCGTGTGA
- a CDS encoding ABC transporter ATP-binding protein, producing MAILEASKLHKSYGNKLNKQEVLKGIDLTILGGEFVSIMGASGSGKTTLLNVLSSIDKVSGGTIQIEHKEMTGMKEKELAEFRKHHLGFIFQDYNLLDTLTVKENILLPLSISKVPKKEADQKFHALANELGIYELKDKYPNEISGGQKQRTSAARAFIHEPSIIFADEPTGALDSKSAADLLNKLTELNENRKATIVMVTHDPAAASYCSRVIFIKDGQIYTQLNKGEQTRQAFFKDIIKTQGVLGGVQYEH from the coding sequence ATGGCGATATTAGAAGCATCAAAGCTCCATAAAAGCTACGGAAATAAATTGAATAAACAGGAAGTCCTTAAAGGAATTGACCTTACGATACTAGGAGGCGAATTTGTCAGCATTATGGGTGCGTCCGGCTCGGGCAAAACAACGCTGCTGAATGTTCTGTCTTCAATTGATAAAGTGAGCGGAGGGACCATCCAAATTGAGCACAAAGAAATGACGGGCATGAAGGAAAAGGAGCTTGCTGAATTCAGAAAGCATCATCTCGGATTTATTTTTCAGGATTATAACCTTCTGGACACGCTGACAGTAAAAGAAAATATTCTGCTGCCGCTTTCCATTTCAAAGGTACCTAAAAAAGAAGCGGACCAGAAATTTCATGCATTAGCAAATGAGCTCGGCATCTACGAGTTAAAAGATAAGTATCCGAATGAAATTTCCGGCGGACAGAAGCAGCGTACTTCTGCAGCACGTGCCTTTATTCATGAACCAAGCATCATTTTTGCCGATGAACCGACGGGCGCACTTGATTCTAAATCCGCTGCTGACCTGCTGAATAAATTGACCGAACTAAACGAAAATAGAAAAGCAACCATTGTCATGGTCACGCATGATCCGGCTGCGGCAAGCTACTGCAGCAGAGTCATCTTTATAAAAGATGGACAAATCTACACACAATTGAACAAAGGGGAGCAAACAAGACAGGCTTTCTTTAAAGATATCATCAAAACACAAGGCGTCTTAGGCGGTGTGCAGTATGAACATTAA